The DNA region ATATCTAGACATATTAGAGGTATTTGGCTTTGGATAGACTCTGGCATTTAGAAGGTGATGATGCACTTAAGAAGGAAGAATGTATCCCGATTGGATTTTTTACCAAATTATTTAGGCTCGACCATGGTAAATATATCTAGACTCTAGCATTTAGAAGGTGGTGATGCGGTCATGATATGTTTGTAGTTGGGAAGGACAAACTCATAATCGGTTGTTGGCTATTTGGTATTATGATATCGATGAATTTTGGTGTTACTTAAATAATGATTTGAATAGAGTAGACTAAATGTATACCTCTATTCTATGCTAGAGAATCTCACACAAATGTCTGAAAATATGTGTGTATGTTGTATGTATGTTGTCTGTGTGTATTGGGAAGAGGGAGCTTTCTTGGTGGTTTAGCTCTATAAGCTCAACGTACCAATTTAATATATCTTCTTACCATAAGAAACAGAAATGAAATAAGACTCGTATGCTGAGGGGATGTGTGATCTGATGCTGACTAAGATACTCTgttgcagattttcagttgtcAAATTATCAGAGAGAACATGCGGAAAATATTGACCATTTGGTACCTGACTTTGAGATGTTGAGGCAGAATCTCTGCAATCAAATGAGCAAGGAGAAGTTTTGGcttatatattttattctacttCTCCCCAGGTTGAATGAAGAAGATCTGAAGCTTCTCTCGACTCCACAGGCAAGGCTTTATCTGATTTAGGTTTACTGTTTGACAATTTAATTTCTGTTGATCACAATATTAAGTCATTAGAAGGATGATAACCGAATTTCTAGGTTCATTACTCATAATGTTTGTGATGCTAAAAGACTATATACAGACTGAATTTCTTGATAAAGCATCCTCAGCAGCATCCTTCCATTTCTCATATTAGTCATTGCCTCAACTTATACTGTTTATGTATAGCAAGTGACATGATTGTAGCGAATTTCTCTCTTTCTACTCTTGTTTACCAGAATCGAAAGAGAATAAAAGGATTCGTTCTTAGCTAAGACACCTGTTGTTAATCATTCAAGCACTATCGTCAAGTTATTCGTTTTCTGCAGGTTGCTGAAGCAAGGGAGACACTTTTGAAGCAACTTCAAAGTAAGAATGCTCAAGAAACCTCCGGAAACCCTGACTCATCTGATGCTAAGTATGCATCATCTGAGACTGTAAATCCAACTCAACCCAGAGAGACTGTTGACGAACCTGAACCTGAACCTGAACCTGAACCTGAATCTGTATCTGGTCATCAGCCAGAAGCAGTTGAGCCAGGCCCGTCCGCTGATGCTCACAAGCAATCTCCAAACGAGGAGGATGTTTCCTTTAGTGATCTTGAAGACGAGGAAAATGATGATCCGTCAGATAAGCTATCAGCATGTAGACAATCAACGAGCGAAAAAGCTTGGGTTCAACTGGATGAGAACTCGGGATCTCAGGGTTCTAAGCAGAATGCAAG from Salvia splendens isolate huo1 chromosome 9, SspV2, whole genome shotgun sequence includes:
- the LOC121748615 gene encoding FH1/FH2 domain-containing protein 3-like is translated as MSSWIPSLFNPFTDDENNLNPPEYSSPPKSPAAGARDDLSAVFRGVAAFLAPPPAAAGAASSSETIDGIKSDLAEIQGTFRSGLSLISSKITSNLLQLQNQISDGDGNDGVEEEGEEEDDDEEDGLGISEEILEFVLKISRRPELWTDFPLSMPDNDFQLSNYQREHAENIDHLVPDFEMLRQNLCNQMSKEKFWLIYFILLLPRLNEEDLKLLSTPQVAEARETLLKQLQSKNAQETSGNPDSSDAKYASSETVNPTQPRETVDEPEPEPEPEPESVSGHQPEAVEPGPSADAHKQSPNEEDVSFSDLEDEENDDPSDKLSACRQSTSEKAWVQLDENSGSQGSKQNASHNVSKDKESEGEDSNDWLTVDDTDFDNLGAV